In one Microbulbifer pacificus genomic region, the following are encoded:
- a CDS encoding tetratricopeptide repeat protein, with product MLFAHLPRLAFCMLVLLLSACASGPQTSSRPVDPMNVSVSGSVNRDFLQAVELLQGERYPEAIELLQSVVEREQRLSAPYVNLGIAHYRTGDEKHAEESFLQALRAAPLDPVASNELAVLYRRQGRFDEARKTYTESLQLHPENLPLIKNLGILCDLYLQDVNCALAQFEQYLKYRPEDSKVAIWVTDLKRRAN from the coding sequence ATGTTATTCGCACATCTCCCGCGCCTTGCCTTCTGTATGCTGGTCCTGTTGCTGAGTGCCTGCGCCAGCGGACCGCAAACCTCCAGCCGCCCGGTTGACCCGATGAACGTCAGCGTTTCAGGTAGCGTCAATCGCGACTTCCTGCAAGCGGTGGAATTGCTGCAAGGCGAGCGCTATCCCGAAGCCATCGAACTACTGCAGAGCGTCGTCGAGCGCGAACAGCGCCTGTCCGCCCCCTACGTCAACCTCGGTATCGCCCACTATCGGACCGGCGATGAAAAGCATGCGGAGGAGTCCTTCCTCCAGGCACTGCGTGCCGCCCCGCTGGACCCGGTGGCCAGTAACGAACTCGCCGTACTCTACCGCCGTCAGGGTCGCTTTGATGAAGCCAGAAAAACCTACACCGAGTCGCTACAGCTGCACCCGGAAAACCTGCCGCTCATCAAAAATCTCGGCATCCTTTGCGACCTGTATCTCCAGGATGTGAATTGTGCACTCGCACAATTCGAGCAGTACCTGAAGTATCGACCTGAAGATTCCAAAGTCGCCATCTGGGTAACCGACCTCAAGCGGAGAGCCAACTGA
- a CDS encoding MotA/TolQ/ExbB proton channel family protein, with translation MDFLNSVVAFFQTGGAFMYPILVVFALGTAVAIERYIRLVYERHTNRTTWEKLQPVLNTGDFDRARNLVKNDNTGVGRLLAMGLERQGAVRRREDIEIAMEESIMETIPQLEKRTPYVALGSNIATLLGLLGTIMGLIEAFTAVANANPAEKADLLSASISVAMNTTAFGLMVGIALLIVHALLNSLTGQIVDSLEMVSVKALNIMSSGTRRRSEVTAEEKAPEKAVNRDIEQTQKAQQKAAATEAGADKNSKPESA, from the coding sequence ATGGATTTCTTGAACAGCGTAGTCGCGTTTTTCCAGACGGGTGGTGCATTCATGTACCCCATTCTGGTGGTATTCGCACTCGGCACCGCGGTAGCGATTGAGCGCTATATTCGCCTTGTCTACGAACGTCACACCAACCGCACAACCTGGGAGAAGCTCCAGCCGGTACTCAACACCGGCGACTTTGACCGCGCACGCAATCTCGTCAAGAACGACAACACTGGCGTAGGCCGACTGCTCGCCATGGGTCTCGAACGTCAGGGCGCCGTACGCCGTCGCGAAGACATCGAAATCGCCATGGAAGAAAGCATCATGGAGACCATTCCACAGCTGGAAAAACGCACTCCCTACGTCGCGCTCGGCTCCAACATCGCCACATTGCTCGGCCTCCTCGGCACCATCATGGGCCTCATCGAAGCCTTCACCGCCGTAGCCAACGCCAACCCCGCGGAAAAAGCCGACCTGCTCTCCGCCAGTATCTCCGTGGCCATGAACACCACCGCGTTCGGTTTGATGGTCGGTATTGCACTGCTCATCGTGCACGCACTGCTTAACTCCCTGACCGGCCAGATTGTCGACAGCCTCGAAATGGTCTCCGTCAAGGCATTGAATATCATGTCCTCCGGCACCCGCCGCCGCAGCGAAGTCACCGCGGAAGAAAAGGCACCGGAAAAAGCGGTCAACCGTGACATCGAACAAACCCAGAAGGCACAGCAGAAAGCCGCCGCGACGGAAGCGGGTGCTGATAAAAATTCCAAACCGGAATCCGCGTAA
- a CDS encoding ExbD/TolR family protein, with product MRNRRHSRSKEAPELDITAFLNLMVVLVPFLLVSAVFSRVTILELNMPAGAGGGADDPGVTLEVVVRKDVLEISDGSKVVARFPNLNLGEAGASEGEGEPTETPVDEHGMPIVPPTEEVYDLAQLREQLIRIKQTYPEKTDSTLLMEPEVAYEHLVGVMDTVRSAQVMPKLEEGAVPDPDAKPETMELFPDISLGDAP from the coding sequence ATGAGAAACAGGCGTCACAGCAGATCCAAAGAAGCGCCGGAGCTGGACATCACCGCCTTCCTCAATCTGATGGTGGTGCTGGTGCCCTTCCTGCTGGTTTCCGCGGTGTTCTCCCGGGTCACCATTCTGGAACTCAATATGCCCGCCGGTGCCGGTGGCGGTGCGGATGACCCCGGCGTAACGCTGGAAGTGGTGGTGCGTAAAGACGTACTGGAAATCAGCGACGGCAGCAAAGTGGTCGCGCGCTTCCCCAATCTGAACCTGGGAGAAGCCGGGGCAAGTGAAGGGGAAGGCGAACCGACGGAAACACCCGTCGACGAACACGGTATGCCCATCGTTCCGCCGACGGAAGAGGTGTACGACCTTGCACAGCTGCGCGAACAACTGATCCGCATCAAGCAGACGTATCCGGAAAAGACCGATTCCACACTACTGATGGAGCCGGAAGTCGCCTATGAACATCTTGTGGGTGTCATGGATACCGTGCGCAGTGCGCAGGTTATGCCCAAGCTGGAAGAGGGCGCCGTACCTGACCCGGATGCAAAACCTGAAACAATGGAACTCTTTCCCGATATTTCCCTGGGAGACGCGCCGTGA
- a CDS encoding ExbD/TolR family protein has protein sequence MKRESRRMKRMARSRKRKTPGMNLTSLMDVFTILVFFLLTNSSSNEAIEAPKVITLPDSVVESKPRETVTLMVTHDEVLIEAKPVMTTEELFQSEELVIEAIQQAMIQEVGKAMTMAGTELEEAKAKLAERAAAGEDVAAEAAELLAEPPEVNILADRGVPFSVLKKVMSSCTNAGYTRISLAVIQKASQS, from the coding sequence GTGAAACGTGAAAGCAGACGCATGAAGCGCATGGCGCGCAGCCGTAAGCGCAAAACACCCGGCATGAACCTTACATCGCTGATGGACGTGTTCACGATTCTGGTGTTCTTCCTGCTTACCAACAGTTCCAGCAACGAAGCCATTGAAGCGCCCAAGGTTATAACCCTGCCGGATTCGGTAGTGGAATCCAAACCGCGGGAAACCGTCACCCTGATGGTCACCCACGATGAAGTACTGATCGAAGCCAAGCCGGTGATGACCACCGAGGAACTGTTCCAAAGTGAAGAACTGGTGATCGAGGCCATTCAGCAGGCAATGATCCAGGAAGTAGGCAAGGCGATGACCATGGCAGGCACCGAATTGGAAGAGGCCAAGGCCAAGCTGGCAGAGCGCGCCGCCGCCGGTGAAGATGTCGCCGCCGAAGCCGCGGAACTGCTGGCGGAGCCGCCGGAAGTGAATATCCTCGCGGACCGCGGTGTGCCATTCAGCGTGCTGAAAAAAGTCATGTCCAGCTGCACCAATGCCGGATACACGCGTATTTCCCTGGCGGTCATTCAAAAAGCATCTCAGAGTTAG
- a CDS encoding AgmX/PglI C-terminal domain-containing protein — MNNFHQQKQALTAKQEAVRQQLATLESECAQLDGKLDALRRDEAKHQLLDEISDRLGKLEEAGAGDLFWAEHYKQDASKALIHRLQKTVSIYHANLNLLHERKRKLQDQMEDCRDDLFDLDAEFREIRQAEEDVHYEYEVTRELGDSAFRNAIMPWNTNGEDERRFRISLLACLLLAFFLGFGIHVWKLPEPDENEVVEVPERLAKLVLEKKTKPKPPPEQVVKKPDEKKPEPEKPKQEVAKEEPKPSNVEKKQVSKKVERAGVLAFKDNFQDLIQDDLDKRLGQQTQLSTTGKQESRSQRSLITAAAKSGSDGINTAALSRNAGGVGTALDGVSFSRVSSGIGTEGDFAGEDRPLSDGVGPSRTDEEIQIVFDRYKSALYRIYNRELRNNPALQGKMVLRITILPDGSVSVAKVESSDMDSPALNAQIVARVKRFNFGEKAGVPTITILYPIDFLPAA, encoded by the coding sequence GTGAATAATTTTCATCAGCAAAAACAGGCACTGACAGCGAAGCAGGAAGCGGTTCGCCAGCAGCTGGCCACGCTCGAAAGTGAGTGTGCCCAGTTAGACGGCAAACTGGATGCGCTGCGCCGCGATGAAGCCAAGCACCAGCTGCTGGACGAGATTTCCGATCGCCTCGGCAAGCTCGAGGAGGCGGGTGCCGGGGATTTGTTCTGGGCGGAGCACTACAAACAGGATGCTTCCAAGGCACTGATTCATCGCCTGCAGAAAACCGTCAGCATCTACCATGCCAATCTGAACCTGTTGCACGAGCGCAAGCGTAAGCTGCAGGACCAGATGGAAGACTGCCGTGATGACCTGTTCGACCTGGATGCGGAATTTCGCGAGATTCGCCAAGCGGAAGAGGACGTCCATTACGAGTATGAGGTCACGCGTGAGTTGGGCGACTCCGCTTTCCGCAACGCGATCATGCCGTGGAACACCAATGGTGAAGATGAACGCCGCTTCCGCATCAGTCTGCTCGCGTGTTTGCTGTTAGCGTTCTTCCTCGGTTTCGGTATCCATGTTTGGAAGCTGCCCGAACCCGATGAAAACGAAGTTGTAGAGGTGCCCGAGCGATTGGCCAAGCTGGTGCTCGAGAAGAAGACCAAGCCCAAGCCTCCACCGGAGCAGGTGGTGAAGAAGCCGGACGAGAAAAAGCCGGAACCTGAGAAGCCGAAGCAGGAAGTGGCGAAGGAGGAACCCAAGCCATCCAATGTTGAGAAGAAACAGGTCAGCAAAAAAGTGGAGCGCGCCGGTGTGCTGGCGTTCAAAGATAACTTCCAGGATCTCATCCAGGATGATCTCGACAAGCGCCTCGGCCAGCAAACCCAGCTCAGTACCACTGGCAAGCAGGAGAGTCGCAGTCAGCGCTCACTGATCACTGCCGCCGCGAAATCCGGTTCCGACGGTATCAATACCGCCGCGCTCAGCCGCAATGCCGGTGGTGTCGGTACGGCACTGGACGGCGTAAGTTTCTCGCGCGTGTCCAGCGGTATCGGCACCGAGGGCGACTTCGCCGGCGAAGACCGGCCGCTCAGCGATGGCGTGGGCCCGTCCCGTACCGACGAGGAAATCCAGATCGTCTTCGACCGTTACAAATCGGCGCTGTATCGGATCTACAACCGTGAACTGCGCAACAACCCGGCACTGCAGGGCAAAATGGTGCTGCGAATCACCATCCTGCCGGATGGTTCCGTATCCGTGGCCAAGGTTGAGAGCAGCGATATGGATTCGCCGGCACTCAACGCGCAGATCGTGGCGAGGGTGAAGCGGTTCAACTTCGGTGAAAAGGCCGGCGTGCCGACCATCACCATCCTCTATCCGATCGACTTCCTCCCGGCGGCCTGA